From the genome of Solidesulfovibrio carbinolicus, one region includes:
- a CDS encoding LemA family protein yields MNRLLAALALVVALFGLTGCGYNEMQTNDEAVKAAWGNVEATLQRRLDLIPNLVETVKGYASHEKDTLTAVTEARAKATQIKLTPETLADPKAMAAFQQAQGQMQSALSRLLAVAENYPQLKADQNFRDLQHQLEGTENRINVARQRYNEAVQIYNSSIRTFPNSMTNSMLLHLAPKEYYKADDAAQQAPKVKF; encoded by the coding sequence ATGAACCGACTGCTTGCCGCCCTGGCCCTTGTCGTCGCCCTTTTCGGGCTCACCGGCTGCGGCTACAACGAAATGCAGACCAACGACGAGGCGGTCAAAGCCGCCTGGGGCAACGTGGAAGCCACCTTGCAGCGTCGCCTGGACCTCATTCCCAACCTCGTGGAAACGGTCAAGGGCTATGCCAGCCACGAAAAAGACACCCTGACCGCCGTCACCGAGGCCCGGGCCAAGGCCACCCAAATCAAGCTCACTCCCGAAACCCTGGCCGACCCCAAGGCAATGGCCGCTTTTCAGCAGGCCCAGGGCCAGATGCAGTCCGCCCTGTCGCGCCTTCTGGCCGTGGCCGAGAACTATCCCCAGCTCAAGGCCGACCAGAACTTCCGCGATCTGCAGCACCAGCTCGAAGGCACGGAAAACCGCATCAACGTAGCCCGCCAGCGCTACAACGAGGCCGTGCAGATCTACAACAGCTCCATCCGCACCTTCCCCAACTCCATGACCAACTCCATGCTGCTCCATCTCGCGCCCAAGGAATACTACAAGGCCGACGACGCGGCCCAGCAGGCCCCCAAGGTGAAGTTCTAG
- a CDS encoding family 1 encapsulin nanocompartment shell protein has product MDILKRDLAPVTAAAWQAVDSRARQTLTTMLSGRRVVDVAGPLGWEYAAVPLGRIEYAKTQSVSGITYGLHQVKPLVEVKVPFTLDIAEIDNAARGGKDIDLAALDEAAEKLARFEEEALYHGFAPAGIKGLSEVSSQTRLQVSSNPEDIAEKVSKALTALRKTSVEGPYALVVGPELWVALSGHVRGYPLSQYLETMLGGQVIVSPFIEEAYLLSTRGGDLEMTLGGDIAIGYASHDTEKVALFFLESFTFQVLDPTVVVRLDFAAK; this is encoded by the coding sequence ATGGATATTCTCAAACGCGATCTCGCCCCCGTAACCGCCGCCGCCTGGCAGGCCGTGGACAGCCGCGCCCGCCAGACGCTGACCACCATGCTCTCGGGCCGCCGGGTCGTGGACGTCGCCGGGCCGCTTGGCTGGGAATACGCCGCCGTGCCCCTGGGGCGCATTGAATACGCCAAGACCCAGTCGGTCTCGGGCATCACCTACGGCCTGCATCAGGTCAAACCGCTGGTCGAAGTGAAAGTGCCCTTCACCCTGGACATCGCCGAGATCGACAACGCCGCCCGGGGCGGCAAGGACATCGATCTGGCCGCCCTGGACGAGGCGGCCGAAAAACTGGCCCGGTTCGAGGAAGAGGCCCTCTACCACGGCTTTGCTCCGGCCGGCATCAAGGGCCTGTCGGAAGTCTCCAGCCAGACTAGGCTGCAGGTCTCCTCCAATCCCGAGGACATCGCCGAGAAGGTCTCCAAGGCGCTGACGGCCCTGCGCAAGACCTCGGTGGAAGGCCCCTATGCCCTGGTGGTCGGCCCGGAGTTGTGGGTGGCCTTGTCGGGCCATGTGCGGGGCTATCCCCTGTCGCAGTACCTGGAAACCATGCTCGGCGGCCAGGTCATCGTCAGCCCGTTTATTGAGGAAGCTTACCTGCTCTCCACCCGGGGCGGCGATCTGGAGATGACGCTCGGCGGCGACATCGCCATCGGCTACGCCTCCCACGACACCGAAAAGGTCGCCCTGTTCTTCCTGGAATCCTTCACCTTCCAGGTGCTCGACCCGACGGTGGTGGTGCGGCTTGACTTCGCCGCCAAGTAA
- a CDS encoding histidinol phosphate phosphatase domain-containing protein: MIDLHTHTTFSDGVLIPAELVRRAVKAGYKAVALTDHADHSNLDLILANIGRFVAETGAFLGLTALYGVEITHVPPPLIPQLVERARAAGAQIVVVHGETIVEPVETGTNLAAIEGGCDILAHPGMITPEEAELAAERGVALEITTRKGHSLTNGHVAAMARRFGAKLVIDNDAHAPEDFVSQDRRKKVALGAGLSLDEYLQAEANSRDIVARILGRGRAD, translated from the coding sequence TTTTCCGACGGCGTGCTCATTCCGGCCGAACTGGTGCGTCGCGCCGTCAAGGCCGGCTACAAGGCCGTGGCGCTCACCGACCACGCCGATCATTCCAACCTCGACCTGATCCTGGCCAACATCGGCCGGTTCGTGGCCGAAACCGGCGCTTTTCTCGGGTTGACGGCCCTTTATGGCGTGGAGATCACCCATGTGCCACCGCCGCTGATTCCCCAGCTCGTGGAGCGCGCCCGGGCGGCCGGAGCCCAGATCGTGGTGGTCCACGGCGAGACCATCGTCGAGCCGGTGGAAACGGGCACCAACCTGGCCGCCATCGAAGGCGGCTGCGACATCCTGGCCCATCCGGGCATGATCACGCCCGAAGAGGCGGAGCTGGCCGCCGAGCGCGGCGTGGCCCTGGAAATCACCACCCGCAAGGGCCACAGCCTGACCAACGGCCATGTGGCGGCCATGGCCCGGCGCTTCGGGGCCAAGCTCGTCATCGACAACGACGCCCATGCCCCGGAAGATTTCGTCAGCCAGGACCGCCGCAAGAAGGTGGCTCTGGGCGCGGGCCTGTCCCTGGACGAATACCTGCAGGCCGAAGCCAATTCCCGGGACATCGTGGCCCGGATTCTGGGCCGGGGGCGGGCCGACTAA
- a CDS encoding TOBE domain-containing protein — MKVSARNLIPGTVKKVTIGMVNAEVVIEAAPGVEIVSVITKESAENMGLKAGAKVHAMVKASSVMVVAD; from the coding sequence ATGAAAGTCAGCGCCCGCAATCTCATCCCCGGCACCGTGAAGAAGGTCACCATCGGCATGGTCAACGCCGAAGTCGTCATTGAAGCCGCCCCCGGCGTCGAGATCGTCTCGGTCATCACCAAGGAATCCGCCGAGAACATGGGTCTTAAGGCCGGGGCCAAGGTCCACGCCATGGTCAAGGCCTCCAGCGTCATGGTCGTCGCCGACTAG
- a CDS encoding TPM domain-containing protein, which produces MLSLRLPYHAPLAAVLLAFALCAGQALALDVPRLTGRVNDNAGMLSKDAVSRLDAALADFERTDSTQLVVLTIPSLQGEPLEDYAVKVAQAWGIGQKGKDNGVLLLVSKGDRKVRIEVGYGLEGRLTDALTGRIIDHAIVPAFKAGRFDAGIEAGVAAIIEGARGEYQAAPGDGHASGHDDNAFFGLFILAMILSALLSGLPAPARAGLLGLALPLGGALFGLTLAMLALLCLGGAVLGLVGPYLFRGGSGRRGGGFYVGGGSSGGGGGFSGGGGSFGGGGSSGSW; this is translated from the coding sequence ATGCTTTCCTTACGCCTGCCTTACCATGCTCCCCTGGCCGCCGTACTGCTCGCTTTTGCCCTGTGCGCCGGGCAGGCCCTGGCCCTGGACGTGCCGCGCCTGACGGGCCGGGTCAACGACAACGCCGGCATGCTCTCCAAGGACGCGGTGAGCCGCCTGGACGCCGCCCTGGCCGATTTCGAGCGCACGGATTCCACCCAGCTTGTCGTGCTGACCATCCCGTCGCTGCAGGGCGAACCCCTGGAAGACTACGCCGTCAAGGTGGCCCAGGCCTGGGGCATCGGCCAGAAGGGCAAGGACAACGGCGTGCTGCTCCTTGTCAGCAAGGGCGACCGCAAGGTGCGCATCGAGGTGGGCTACGGCCTGGAAGGCCGGCTCACCGACGCGCTGACCGGGCGCATCATCGACCACGCCATCGTGCCGGCCTTCAAGGCCGGCCGGTTCGACGCCGGCATCGAAGCCGGCGTGGCCGCCATCATCGAGGGCGCGCGCGGCGAGTACCAGGCCGCGCCCGGCGACGGCCACGCCTCGGGCCACGACGACAACGCGTTTTTCGGGCTTTTCATCCTGGCCATGATCCTGTCGGCCCTGCTTTCCGGTCTGCCGGCCCCGGCCCGGGCCGGGCTGCTCGGCTTGGCCCTGCCCCTGGGCGGGGCCCTGTTCGGCCTGACCCTGGCCATGCTGGCCCTGCTGTGCCTGGGCGGCGCGGTGCTCGGGCTGGTGGGTCCGTATCTGTTCCGGGGCGGCAGCGGACGCCGGGGCGGCGGCTTTTATGTCGGCGGCGGCTCGTCGGGCGGCGGCGGCGGATTTTCCGGCGGCGGCGGCTCCTTTGGCGGCGGCGGCTCGTCGGGAAGCTGGTAG
- a CDS encoding encapsulin-associated ferritin-like protein: MDQYHEPVAELSPLDRDFVRALTSLKEEIEAINWYHQRVVAASDPQIKAIMAHNRDEEMEHAIMGLEWLRRTMPGWDAVMRTYLFTTGDITALEDAAEGGANAPQSPAGSGSLGIGSLKGNR; encoded by the coding sequence ATGGACCAGTATCATGAACCCGTTGCCGAGCTCTCGCCCCTGGACCGGGATTTCGTCCGGGCGCTGACCAGCCTCAAGGAAGAGATCGAGGCCATCAACTGGTACCACCAGCGGGTGGTCGCCGCCTCCGATCCGCAGATCAAGGCCATCATGGCCCACAACCGCGACGAGGAGATGGAGCACGCCATCATGGGCCTGGAATGGCTGCGCCGCACCATGCCGGGCTGGGACGCGGTCATGCGCACCTACCTGTTCACCACCGGCGACATCACCGCCCTGGAAGACGCCGCCGAAGGCGGGGCGAACGCCCCCCAAAGCCCGGCCGGCTCCGGCTCGCTTGGCATCGGCAGCCTCAAGGGCAACCGCTAA
- a CDS encoding TPM domain-containing protein encodes MSKYVNAFFSPADREAIVAAVAGAEARTSAEIVPMVVEASDDYPKAELACAVVVGLCAGLVLCLAFGTRNLWLFLLFGGVFALAGFEAAKRCPDVKRLFVSKARRLAETKQAAQAAFFSHGLTETKHRNAVLVYISVFERLVFIQPDKGLVGRLDAAALDAATAALTGGIAAGRQKEALIACLDTLAGLLAPHFPPDEADSDEIKNLIII; translated from the coding sequence ATGAGCAAATATGTCAACGCCTTTTTCTCCCCGGCCGACCGGGAAGCCATCGTGGCCGCCGTGGCCGGGGCCGAAGCCCGGACCTCGGCCGAAATCGTGCCCATGGTGGTGGAGGCCAGCGACGACTATCCCAAGGCCGAGCTGGCCTGCGCCGTGGTCGTGGGGCTGTGCGCCGGGCTGGTGCTGTGCCTGGCTTTCGGCACGCGCAACTTGTGGCTGTTCTTACTTTTTGGCGGCGTGTTCGCCCTGGCCGGCTTCGAAGCGGCCAAACGTTGCCCGGACGTCAAACGCCTGTTCGTGTCCAAGGCCCGGCGGCTGGCCGAAACGAAGCAGGCCGCCCAGGCCGCGTTTTTCAGCCATGGCCTGACCGAAACCAAACACCGCAACGCCGTGCTGGTCTACATCTCGGTCTTCGAGCGGCTGGTCTTCATCCAGCCCGACAAGGGCCTTGTCGGCCGCCTGGACGCCGCCGCCCTGGACGCAGCCACGGCGGCACTGACCGGGGGCATCGCCGCCGGCCGGCAAAAGGAGGCGCTCATCGCCTGCCTGGACACCCTGGCCGGCCTACTCGCGCCGCATTTTCCGCCTGACGAGGCGGATAGCGACGAGATCAAAAACCTCATCATCATCTGA